One window of Gloeothece citriformis PCC 7424 genomic DNA carries:
- a CDS encoding DUF928 domain-containing protein, translated as MIRPSYLTSLGLIVVVISPTLMGFSSLSNSTLKPLHPAQISLNFPPTGNRGAPKSTAGGGTRSDDYECMALKEGDIPLVALMPNRENIGKTATSTPTLYWYVPETKATDGELVVLDDQGNEVYYTNFALSQQSGIVKLTIPPGANLQPGKTYSWSFMVICDSNYRNRDKFVEGKIEYIAVNDELKNQLKKGSDLEKAQLYAQQSIWYETLDLIAKNRPQNTAEWQQLLQSVGLGSLTEKPLIECCQPKQ; from the coding sequence ATGATTAGACCGAGTTATTTAACATCTTTAGGATTAATTGTAGTCGTTATTTCTCCCACTCTAATGGGATTTTCCAGCTTATCTAATTCTACTTTAAAACCCCTCCACCCAGCCCAAATTAGCCTGAATTTTCCTCCTACAGGGAATAGAGGCGCTCCTAAAAGTACAGCCGGGGGAGGAACTCGCAGCGATGATTATGAGTGTATGGCACTTAAAGAGGGGGATATTCCTTTAGTGGCACTGATGCCTAACCGCGAAAATATCGGGAAAACCGCAACCTCTACCCCTACTCTATACTGGTATGTTCCGGAAACTAAAGCAACTGATGGAGAATTGGTTGTTCTCGATGATCAAGGTAATGAGGTCTATTATACGAATTTTGCTCTATCTCAACAGTCGGGAATTGTCAAATTAACCATTCCTCCTGGAGCAAATCTTCAACCGGGTAAAACTTATTCCTGGTCTTTTATGGTTATTTGTGATTCTAATTACCGAAATCGAGATAAATTTGTCGAAGGAAAAATTGAATATATTGCTGTCAACGATGAATTAAAAAATCAGTTAAAAAAAGGCTCTGATTTAGAAAAAGCTCAATTATATGCTCAACAAAGCATTTGGTATGAAACTCTAGATTTAATCGCTAAAAACCGCCCTCAAAATACGGCAGAATGGCAACAACTTTTACAATCTGTAGGCTTAGGCAGTTTGACAGAAAAACCTTTGATTGAATGTTGTCAACCCAAACAATAA
- a CDS encoding DUF2358 domain-containing protein, with protein MMSVSSYQSQINQVINTLNVDLPTLFKKDISYDIYTKDIYFKDPVNTFKGKLNYRIIFWTLRFHGQLFFKDLYFDLHDVKQTESHIIRADWTVRGTLRVPWNAYIFFNGFSTYKLTSDGLIYEHIDTWDRPPKEILQQFFRSGKSQGKI; from the coding sequence ATGATGAGTGTTAGTTCCTATCAATCTCAAATTAATCAGGTTATCAATACCCTTAATGTAGATTTACCCACTTTATTTAAAAAAGATATTTCCTATGATATTTATACGAAAGATATCTATTTCAAAGATCCGGTGAACACTTTTAAAGGGAAACTCAATTATCGGATTATTTTTTGGACATTACGGTTTCATGGTCAATTATTTTTTAAAGATCTTTATTTTGATCTCCATGACGTTAAACAAACTGAATCCCATATTATAAGAGCAGATTGGACAGTAAGGGGGACTTTACGAGTCCCTTGGAATGCTTACATCTTTTTTAATGGATTTTCAACTTATAAACTGACCTCAGACGGTTTAATTTATGAACATATTGATACTTGGGATCGTCCCCCAAAAGAAATTTTACAACAGTTTTTCCGGTCTGGTAAAAGTCAAGGGAAAATATAA
- a CDS encoding DUF427 domain-containing protein — protein sequence MPQAIWNGAILAQSDNCEVVEGNYYFPPDSINKEYFKESSTHTSCPWKGQASYYTIEVDGQQNKDAAWYYPNPKEKANNIKNYVAFWRGVTVKS from the coding sequence ATGCCACAAGCAATTTGGAATGGTGCAATTTTAGCACAAAGCGATAACTGTGAAGTCGTCGAAGGTAACTATTACTTTCCTCCCGACTCTATTAATAAAGAGTATTTTAAGGAAAGTTCTACCCATACCAGTTGTCCTTGGAAAGGCCAAGCAAGTTATTACACCATCGAAGTTGATGGACAACAAAATAAAGATGCTGCTTGGTATTATCCTAATCCGAAAGAAAAAGCTAACAATATTAAAAATTATGTGGCTTTTTGGAGAGGAGTAACTGTAAAATCATAA
- a CDS encoding peroxiredoxin family protein → MTANSGLFNRRFAQNFIPLPGFNVPSVGSLAPNFTLPQVGGNIIQLSDYRGQKSVILAFTRIATEKLFCPYCYPHILELKERYEEICDRGSELLMITSTDSIQSQEIVKNLRLPYPFLYDPECKIFRRYGAGQALGVPLPAQFIINLEGRITYRHLFSFIDGHASTDTILNQLDQL, encoded by the coding sequence ATGACTGCTAATTCAGGACTGTTTAACCGTCGATTTGCTCAAAATTTTATTCCTTTACCTGGGTTTAATGTCCCTTCTGTCGGAAGTTTAGCCCCTAATTTTACTTTACCCCAAGTTGGAGGTAATATCATTCAATTATCAGATTATCGGGGTCAAAAATCGGTAATCTTGGCGTTTACTCGCATCGCTACTGAAAAACTCTTCTGTCCCTATTGTTATCCTCACATCCTCGAATTAAAAGAGCGTTATGAGGAAATCTGCGATCGCGGTTCGGAATTATTAATGATTACTAGCACAGATTCGATCCAAAGTCAAGAAATTGTCAAGAATTTAAGGTTGCCCTATCCGTTTTTATACGATCCGGAGTGTAAAATTTTTCGTCGCTACGGTGCAGGACAAGCGTTAGGTGTCCCTCTCCCGGCTCAGTTTATCATTAATCTTGAAGGTCGGATCACTTACCGTCATCTATTTTCTTTTATTGATGGTCATGCGTCAACGGATACAATTTTAAATCAATTAGATCAGCTTTAA